A window of Panicum virgatum strain AP13 chromosome 8K, P.virgatum_v5, whole genome shotgun sequence contains these coding sequences:
- the LOC120645700 gene encoding uncharacterized mitochondrial protein AtMg00810-like translates to MTDLGDLHHFLGISVTHSSDGLFLSQRKYASDLLQRAGTAECHSTSAPVDAHTKLSATESSPVADPTEYQSPVGALQYLTLTRPDLTYAVQQFFLFMHDPREPHLALVKRILRYVKGTLSAGLHISTGPVDKLVAYSDADWAGCPDSRRSTSGFCVFLGDSLVSWSSKRQSTVSRSSAEAEYRAVAHVVAECCWLRQLLQEFHILLKVATVVYCDNVSAIYMTANPVHHRGTKHIEIIIHFVCEKVALGEVRVLHVPSQYQFADIVTKGLPV, encoded by the coding sequence ATGACGGACCTTGGCGATCTTCACCACTTCCTCGGGATCTCCGTCACGCACTCCTCCGATGGGCTCTTCCTCTCCCAGCGGAAGTACGCGTCGGACCTTCTTCAGCGAGCAGGCACGGCTGAGTGTCACTCTACATCGGCACCCGTTGACGCTCATACCAAGCTCTCTGCCACTGAGAGCTCCCCCGTCGCTGATCCCACCGAGTACCAGAGTCCCGTCGGCGCCCTTCAGTACCTCACACTGACTCGACCTGATCTTACATATGCAGTGCAGCAATTCTTCCTATTCATGCACGATCCACGCGAGCCTCACCTTGCGCTGGTCAAGCGCATCCTCCGGTATGTGAAGGGCACTCTTTCGGCCGGTCTCCACATCAGCACTGGACCGGTCGACAAACTGGTCGCCTACTCTGACGCCGACTGGGCGGGCTGCCCAGACTCCCGCCGCTCTACATCAGGGTTTTGTGTCTTCTTGGGAGACAGCCTGGTGTCCTGGTCGTCCAAACGGCAAAGCACGGTATCCCGGTCCAGTGCGGAGGCCGAGTACCGGGCGGTTGCTCACGTCGTTGCCGAGTGCTGCTGGTTGCGGCAACTTCTTCAGGAATTCCACATCCTGCTGAAGGTTGCTACagtcgtctactgcgacaacgtcagcgctaTCTACATGACAGCCAACCCGGTCCACCACCGTGGTACCAAGCACATCGAGATCATCATCCACTTCGTCTGCGAGAAGGTGGCTCTTGGAGAAGTTCGTGTCCTCCATGTGCCATCACAGTATCAGTTCGCTGATATTGTGACAAAGGGGTTACCTGTCTAG